The Bacteroidota bacterium genome includes a region encoding these proteins:
- a CDS encoding metallophosphoesterase produces MIFKIIKKYKYLLIVGLIVGGYFAIAQVLPKSLSRYPAFVIIFLLDIYLWSAIKSWIGRQSKIWEISLNLLYWLPLAMIITTTTISLFKPIQTWNTSVYLNISGFAIICYTAKIFTTLFILLTDFIRGIQFILRFAKTKRTKQIKKAELPLITRNKFIKNLGLLTGGVILSGILVGRFKWASAFKLRTEDLILPKLPQAFNGLKIIQFSDLHLGSWPSSTPISEIAEIINEQDADLVFFTGDLVNFSTSEAFKFEEILKEITAPLGVFSILGNHDYGDYVNWETDEAKEDNMQQLYDLHDRIGWKLLRNENHIIEKNGSKLAILGVENWGDNPRFPKKADMNETLKGIENDTIQLLLSHDPSHWDKVISKKYKHIDLTFSGHTHGFQFGIETSLFRWSPAQYLYKYWAGLYRIKSQYLYVNRGTGYLGYPGRIGISPEITLFTLYNE; encoded by the coding sequence ATGATTTTTAAAATCATAAAAAAATATAAGTATCTCTTAATTGTTGGTTTAATAGTGGGCGGCTACTTTGCCATTGCCCAGGTATTGCCAAAAAGTTTAAGTCGCTATCCTGCATTTGTAATCATCTTTTTACTTGATATTTATTTATGGAGTGCCATAAAAAGTTGGATTGGTAGACAAAGCAAAATTTGGGAGATCAGCCTTAATTTATTGTATTGGTTGCCTTTAGCCATGATCATTACAACCACTACTATCAGTCTGTTTAAGCCAATTCAAACATGGAATACTTCAGTTTATCTAAATATTTCAGGATTTGCCATCATTTGTTATACTGCTAAAATATTTACTACACTCTTCATCTTATTAACAGATTTTATCAGAGGGATTCAATTTATATTAAGATTTGCAAAAACCAAAAGGACTAAGCAAATTAAAAAAGCAGAACTACCGCTAATAACAAGAAATAAATTCATCAAGAATCTGGGATTGTTAACAGGAGGCGTTATCTTAAGTGGGATATTGGTTGGGCGTTTTAAATGGGCTTCAGCCTTTAAGCTTCGGACGGAAGATCTTATTTTACCTAAATTACCTCAAGCTTTTAATGGGTTAAAAATTATTCAATTTTCCGACTTGCATTTAGGAAGTTGGCCCAGTAGTACACCTATTTCTGAGATTGCCGAAATTATTAATGAGCAGGATGCCGACCTGGTTTTTTTCACCGGTGACTTGGTAAATTTTTCTACTTCTGAGGCATTTAAATTTGAGGAAATTTTAAAAGAAATTACTGCACCTTTAGGAGTATTTTCTATATTGGGTAATCACGATTATGGCGATTATGTAAATTGGGAAACTGATGAAGCCAAAGAAGATAATATGCAGCAATTATACGATTTACATGATAGAATAGGGTGGAAGCTATTAAGAAATGAAAACCATATTATTGAGAAAAACGGAAGTAAGCTGGCTATACTTGGTGTCGAAAATTGGGGCGACAATCCTCGCTTTCCAAAAAAGGCAGATATGAATGAAACATTAAAAGGTATCGAGAATGATACTATACAACTTTTACTCTCACATGATCCAAGTCATTGGGATAAAGTCATCTCAAAAAAGTACAAACACATTGATCTGACTTTTTCCGGACATACACATGGTTTTCAGTTTGGGATAGAAACATCCTTGTTCAGATGGAGCCCTGCTCAATATCTATATAAATACTGGGCAGGTTTATATCGGATCAAATCACAATATCTTTATGTAAACAGAGGAACGGGCTATTTAGGCTATCCCGGACGCATTGGCATCTCTCCCGAAATAACTTTGTTCACTTTATACAATGAATAA
- a CDS encoding aminotransferase class V-fold PLP-dependent enzyme, whose product MEKYFKKFRKRIIGNKVKFNTPYGSKEMIYADWIASGRLYQPIEDRISKVIGPYVGNTHTETSETGTLMTKAYQYSHKLIKEHVNAGPNDVIITAGSGMTTVINKLQRILGLKTCGFLSNQICQKERVRPIVFITHMEHHSNQTSWYEVNADVEVIPPDMDLLIDLDALRALLEKYKDRDFKIGSFSACSNVTGIITPYHEMAKIVHEYGGVCFVDFAASAPYVDINMHPEDPMEKLDGIFFSPHKFLGGPGTSGVLIFDSSLYHSKTPDNPGGGTVDWTNPWGEYKYIDDIETREDGGTPGFLQSIRAALCIELKNQMGTQNIHKREQELTKLAFKGFSKIKGMHILADNVKDRLGIISFYLENIHFNLVVKMLNDRFGIQVRGGCACAGTYGHFLLDVSHDTSAKITQKINSGDLSEKPGWIRLSLHPTMTNKEIKSVIDAVGQIAENYKIWDKDYIYDNYTNEFRHISEPKDKTEQIKPWFSL is encoded by the coding sequence ATGGAAAAATACTTCAAGAAATTCAGAAAACGGATCATTGGTAATAAGGTAAAATTCAATACTCCATATGGAAGTAAAGAAATGATTTATGCTGACTGGATTGCAAGTGGTCGTTTATATCAGCCAATTGAAGATAGAATTTCTAAAGTTATCGGGCCTTATGTTGGTAATACCCACACCGAAACAAGTGAAACCGGAACATTGATGACCAAGGCTTATCAATATTCACATAAGCTTATAAAAGAACATGTAAATGCAGGTCCGAACGATGTGATTATTACAGCAGGATCAGGTATGACAACTGTTATAAATAAATTACAACGTATACTGGGGTTAAAAACCTGTGGATTCCTTTCTAATCAAATATGTCAAAAAGAAAGAGTGCGTCCCATTGTTTTTATTACACATATGGAACATCACTCAAATCAAACTTCATGGTACGAGGTAAATGCTGATGTTGAAGTGATACCGCCGGATATGGATCTGCTCATTGATTTAGATGCACTGAGAGCACTTCTAGAAAAATATAAAGATCGTGATTTCAAAATAGGTAGTTTTTCAGCCTGTTCGAATGTAACCGGCATTATTACTCCGTATCATGAAATGGCCAAAATCGTACATGAATATGGAGGTGTTTGTTTTGTAGATTTTGCTGCCTCAGCACCATACGTTGATATCAATATGCACCCTGAAGATCCGATGGAAAAATTAGATGGGATATTCTTTTCGCCTCATAAATTTTTAGGTGGCCCGGGTACTTCAGGAGTTTTAATCTTTGACTCATCATTGTACCATAGCAAAACTCCCGACAATCCCGGAGGAGGAACTGTAGACTGGACCAATCCATGGGGTGAATATAAATACATTGATGATATCGAAACCAGAGAAGATGGAGGTACACCGGGGTTCTTACAATCAATCAGAGCGGCCTTATGTATTGAATTAAAGAATCAGATGGGCACGCAAAACATTCATAAACGCGAACAAGAACTTACAAAACTGGCATTTAAAGGATTCTCTAAAATTAAGGGGATGCATATTTTAGCCGACAATGTGAAGGATCGACTGGGAATAATTTCGTTTTATCTGGAAAATATTCATTTCAATCTTGTGGTTAAGATGTTAAATGACAGATTTGGGATCCAGGTACGAGGAGGATGTGCATGTGCCGGAACCTATGGGCACTTTCTGTTAGATGTGAGCCATGATACCTCTGCAAAAATAACGCAGAAAATCAATTCCGGTGATTTAAGTGAAAAACCAGGCTGGATCAGACTTTCATTACACCCCACGATGACGAATAAAGAAATTAAATCAGTAATTGATGCTGTGGGCCAAATTGCTGAAAACTACAAAATTTGGGATAAAGATTATATTTATGATAATTACACCAATGAATTTCGCCATATCTCAGAACCCAAAGATAAAACAGAGCAAATCAAACCTTGGTTTAGTTTATAA